A genomic region of Papaver somniferum cultivar HN1 chromosome 7, ASM357369v1, whole genome shotgun sequence contains the following coding sequences:
- the LOC113292914 gene encoding phosphatidylinositol N-acetylglucosaminyltransferase subunit P-like, with the protein MTDPSFLNSPRRILSLSKERATVSFTDPDDKVSGFPVSEEHGTKPSEVYGFVGSISTIMTTVIYLVWAYTPEPWLRSVGITYYPSRYWALALPSYAMVTIVLAITFYIGLNFMATAPPTSFTTIYDEFSREHSLSQVSKEGDEQPIEPISDIGIHQVNSLMFNSAN; encoded by the exons ATGACGGATCCTTCTTTTCTCAATAGCCCGAGAAGGATACTGAGTTTATCAAAGGAGAGAGCCACTGTTTCCTTTACAGATCCGGATGACAAAGTATCTGGATTTCCTGTATCTGAAGAACATGGCACGAAGCCTTCAGAGGTATATGGCTTTGTGGGGTCTATTTCGACCATCATGACTACAG TTATATACTTAGTATGGGCCTACACTCCGGAACCTTGGCTGCGTTCTGTAGGGATTACTTACTATCCTAGCAG GTACTGGGCATTGGCATTGCCATCTTATGCCATGGTCACTATAGTATTAGCAATCACATTTTACATTGGTCTGAACTTCATGGCTACAGCTCCTCCCACCTCGTTCACCACTATTTATG ATGAATTCAGCAGAGAACATTCTCTTTCTCAGGTTTCAAAGGAAGGAGATGAGCAACCTATTGAACCTATATCAGATATTGGGATCCATCAAGTTAACAGTCTCATGTTTAATTCTGCAAATTGA